The following are from one region of the Leishmania braziliensis MHOM/BR/75/M2904 complete genome, chromosome 21 genome:
- a CDS encoding choline dehydrogenase, like protein: protein MRRCVTSLAGAAADVGSLTFDVIVVGGGASGSLIAGRLAMENLKTLVIEEGADIRKFPEWYHTLPASTIAHRVAQRGFEAKDTLTTPQQHPDGVTKAPVWIPTPRVLGGHGVMGSRTWNLGDERDWEGSPWSFRNDLLPRVRTFENMEVFVPHRGKRGKFLICRPSNFSPYFKAFCEAASQDVPLVSEFTRKEFQVDCGCGRPDTFVDQSLGVANTTLQRYLLGTIKLNRPVRVECGAKVVGIRGSGGNRNIAAGISMRRADGQLVDVESSLVVVSAGSIGSARLLTASRGSVDVNASVGKNFWDVPQVVLQFHVKNRDSHNCYLDPLVCKVLWADLWCGRPQLSLRSSWDDLIMYWSSTGSSTPDVEIHFQPFTLANDGTQPMPSEHGCQFVVRPLRPRSRGQVSANGSLDPSYFSEAGDLAILQKGVAYVKNCLVKKTPFQPIIGSLAHERFESSGINGGSCSGAVDPQNCRLRDVKNVYVCDHSILPSPLTGSTLPYTLALADRFVDKLLQKCDVKCKMEEGPDERATRIVY, encoded by the coding sequence atgcgtcgctgcgtcACTAGCCtcgccggtgctgccgcggaCGTGGGCTCACTGACGTTTGACGTCATCGTggttggcggcggcgccagcggctCCCTTATTGCCGGTCGGCTGGCGATGGAGAACCTCAAGACACTCGTCATCGAGGAAGGCGCAGATATCCGCAAGTTCCCTGAGTGGTACCACACGCTCCCGGCCAGCACCATCGCCCACCGTGTGGCTCAGCGCGGCTTCGAAGCCAAGGACACCCTgacgacgccgcagcagcatccggACGGTGTAACCAAGGCTCCCGTGTGGATTCCGACTCCGCGGGTTCTGGGCGGCCACGGTGTAATGGGCAGTCGTACGTGGAACCTCGGCGATGAGCGCGACTGGGAGGGGAGCCCGTGGAGCTTCCGCAATGACCTTctgccgcgtgtgcgcaccTTCGAAAACATGGAGGTGTTTGTGCCGCACCGCGGCAAGCGAGGGAAGTTCCTCATTTGCCGCCCGTCAAACTTCTCGCCGTACTTTAAGGCGTTCTGCGAAGCGGCATCGCAGGACGTGCCGCTCGTGAGTGAGTTCACACGCAAGGAGTTTCAGGTCGACTGCGGCTGCGGAAGGCCTGACACGTTTGTGGACCAGTCGCTGGGGGTGGCGAACACCACCCTGCAGCGGTACCTGCTCGGTACAATCAAGCTGAACCGCCCTGTTCGCGTGGAGTGCGGCGCCAAGGTGGTCGGTatccgcggcagcggtggcaacaGGAACATCGCTGCCGGCATCTCTATGCGGCGTGCAGACGGCCAGCTGGTGGATGTGGAGAGCAGCCTTGTAGTGGTGAGTGCGGGTAGCATTGGCAGCGCGCGGCTGCTCACGGCGTCACGCGGCAGCGTCGATGTGAACGCTTCGGTTGGGAAGAACTTCTGGGATGTGCCGCAGGTGGTCTTGCAGTTCCACGTAAAGAACCGTGATAGCCACAACTGCTACCTAGACCCGCTTGTGTGCAAGGTGCTCTGGGCAGACCTTTGGTGCGGTCGGCCGCAGCTCAGCCTCCGCTCCAGCTGGGATGACCTCATTATGTACTGGTCCTCGACCGGGTCATCGACGCCAGATGTCGAGATCCATTTTCAGCCATTCACGCTTGCGAACGACGGAACCCAGCCGATGCCGAGCGAGCACGGCTGCCAGTTCGTTGTACGGCCCCTGCGGCCGCGCAGTCGCGGGCAGGTGAGTGCGAACGGCTCCCTTGACCCCAGCTACTTCAGTGAGGCCGGGGACCTTGCCATATTGCAGAAAGGCGTCGCGTATGTGAAGAACTGCCTCGTGAAGAAGACACCCTTCCAACCGATCATTGGCTCCCTCGCACACGAACGCTTTGAGTCATCCGGCATCAATGGCGGGAGCTGCTCTGGCGCAGTTGACCCGCAGAACTGTCGCCTCAGGGATGTGAAAaacgtgtacgtgtgcgatCATAGCATTCTGCCGAGCCCACTAACTGGCAGTACACTCCCCTACACGTTAGCACTGGCGGACCGCTTTGTGGACAAGCTGCTCCAGAAGTGCGATGTAAAGTGcaagatggaggaggggccCGATGAACGGGCAACGCGCATCGTCTATTAG
- a CDS encoding putative RNA helicase, with protein MGVGMGTHSAVALGGFQDFCLKSELANAIRENGFEHPSEVQHQALPKAMLGADILAQAKSGMGKTAVFVFALLEQVEKAPQGQKPYCQAVVLVHARELAYQIEQEFKRFSKYLSYATTGVFFGGIPEDENVKQLKKEVPAIIVGTPGRMKALIQAKAFDTTRVKWFVVDEFDRCLEDVKMRRDVQEIFMKLPKEKQVMMFSATMTDELRDVAKKFMKDATEIYVDQRAKLTLHGLAQFYMNVTEVEKTRRLAEILDAVEFNQAIIFTSSVERCEALSRQLQQMKFPSQAVHSRMSQEERLRVYENCKANNTRIMVATDLFGRGVDFDRINLVVQYDMASEADSYLHRVGRAGRFGTKGLTIAFITTDEKEIKRENRTYTDGNIMKEVQERFEMKVEELMDIKAQLNESQYMNK; from the coding sequence aTGGGCGTTGGAATGGGCACccacagcgccgtcgccCTCGGTGGCTTTCAGGACTTTTGTCTGAAGAGCGAGCTCGCGAACGCCATCCGTGAGAACGGCTTCGAGCACCCGTCGGAGGTGCAACACCAGGCACTGCCCAAGGCGATGCTCGGCGCTGACATTCTCGCCCAGGCCAAGTCGGGTATGGGCAAGACGGCTGTGTTCGTCtttgcgctgctggagcaggtggagaaggcgccgCAGGGACAGAAGCCGTATTGCCAGGCCGTCGTACTGGTGCACGCCCGCGAGCTGGCCTACCAGATCGAGCAGGAGTTCAAGCGCTTCAGCAAGTACCTCTCGTATGCTACCACCGGCGTCTTTTTCGGCGGCATCCCGGAGGACGAGAACGTGAAGCAGCTGAAGAAGGAGGTGCCGGCGATCATCGTCGGTACGCCGGGCCGCATGAAGGCACTCATCCAGGCCAAGGCCTTTGACACGACACGCGTGAAGTGGTTTGTCGTTGACGAGTTTGACCGCTGCCTAGAAGACGTGAAGATGCGCCGTGACGTGCAGGAGATCTTCATGAAGCTGCCCAAGGAGAAACAAGTGATGATGTTCTCTGCCACGATGACGGATGAGCTGCGTGATGTGGCGAAGAAGTTCATGAAGGACGCAACAGAGATCTACGTGGATCAGCGTGCAAAGCTGACCCTACACGGCCTGGCACAGTTCTACATGAACGTcacggaggtggagaagacgcGCCGGCTGGCGGAGATCCTTGATGCCGTGGAGTTCAACCAGGCAATCATCTTCACATCCTCTGTGGAGCGCTGCGAGGCGCTGagccgccagctgcagcagatgAAATTCCCCTCTCAGGCCGTGCACTCCCGCATGAGCCAGGAGGAACGCCTACGCGTGTACGAGAACTGCAAAGCGAACAACACCCGCATCATGGTGGCCACCGACCTCTTCGGCCGCGGCGTCGACTTTGACCGCATCAACCTCGTTGTGCAGTACGACATGGCCTCCGAGGCCGACAGCTACCTTCACCGCGTCGGCCGCGCTGGTCGCTTTGGTACGAAGGGGCTGACAATCGCCTTCATCACGACAGACGAAAAGGAGATCAAGCGCGAGAACCGCACCTACACGGATGGCAACATCATGAAGGAGGTCCAGGAGCGCTTTGAGATGAAGGTCGAGGAACTGATGGACATCAAAGCCCAGTTGAATGAGAGCCAGTACATGAATAAGTAA